In the genome of Paracoccus tegillarcae, one region contains:
- a CDS encoding urea carboxylase-associated family protein, whose amino-acid sequence MDVQSPPDAPRRRAAPAVICYDPATLPDPGLTTLRSARATADMTCQITVPPREGRCFDVPAGHFFRISTIEGSQVGDLNLWSAANPSERFYSGKSRALHGTHLSIGDRLWSSFPHLRPLATITEDTLAWYGIDADGGGVHDVIGTRCDPYTHHLLSGEDYHHCCHSNLTRALMAHLDLTREAAEPLVHDVLNVFMCTGFTRDTGQYFMKASPARPGDYIEFHAETDLIGGLSACPGGDCGAQHSSDQARCYPLLVEIFAPRIQPADRPQPTRNGYGWPA is encoded by the coding sequence ATGGATGTTCAATCGCCGCCCGATGCCCCTCGCCGCCGCGCCGCGCCCGCGGTGATCTGCTATGATCCGGCAACCCTGCCTGATCCGGGCCTGACGACGCTGCGTTCAGCGCGGGCGACAGCCGACATGACCTGTCAGATCACCGTGCCACCGCGCGAAGGCCGCTGTTTCGACGTCCCCGCCGGCCATTTCTTTCGCATCAGCACGATCGAGGGCTCGCAGGTCGGCGATCTGAACCTGTGGAGCGCCGCTAACCCGTCCGAGCGGTTCTATTCGGGCAAAAGCCGCGCGCTGCACGGCACCCATCTTTCAATCGGTGACCGTCTCTGGTCCAGCTTTCCGCATTTGCGCCCCCTGGCGACGATCACCGAAGACACGCTGGCCTGGTACGGGATCGACGCCGATGGCGGCGGGGTGCACGATGTCATCGGCACGCGCTGTGATCCCTATACCCACCATCTGCTCAGCGGCGAGGATTATCATCATTGCTGCCATTCCAACCTGACGCGCGCGCTGATGGCCCATCTTGATCTGACCCGCGAAGCCGCCGAGCCGCTGGTCCATGACGTCCTGAACGTCTTCATGTGCACCGGTTTTACCCGCGATACCGGACAGTATTTCATGAAGGCCAGCCCCGCCCGTCCCGGTGACTACATCGAATTCCATGCCGAAACCGATCTGATCGGCGGACTGTCGGCTTGCCCGGGCGGCGATTGCGGCGCGCAGCATTCCTCGGATCAGGCGCGCTGCTATCCGTTGCTGGTCGAAATATTTGCCCCCCGCATCCAGCCGGCAGATCGCCCCCAACCCACGCGGAATGGTTATGGCTGGCCCGCCTGA
- a CDS encoding anhydro-N-acetylmuramic acid kinase has protein sequence MIRALGMMSGTSLDGVDAAIIETDGVRIGSFGRSAYRAYSDNEAAVLHGALGQWQDGEGVAEAAAISQASHAALAHDFPEAELIGYHGQTLAHDPHGRGTHQAGDGAALARAVGRRVVWDFRSEDVRQGGEGAPLAPFFHWACADWAVGQGHLRPMPVAFLNLGGVGNITWVDPAATAPEAPGACLAFDTGPANAPINDLVRARLRQVRDEGGRLAARGSADHAVIDAFLRHPYFDRQPPKSLDRDDFAALSQAVQHLTDADAAATLVAAVAASVSAGFRWLPSPPESLLVCGGGRHNAAVMAALEQVLPCRVMPVEAAGLDGDMLEAQAFGWLAARVALGLSTSGPATTGSPGLVCGGRISRPL, from the coding sequence ATGATCCGGGCTTTGGGAATGATGTCGGGAACCTCGCTTGATGGGGTCGATGCAGCGATAATCGAAACCGACGGGGTGCGGATCGGCAGCTTTGGCCGCAGCGCCTATCGCGCCTATTCGGACAATGAGGCCGCCGTGCTGCACGGTGCGCTCGGGCAATGGCAGGATGGTGAGGGCGTGGCCGAGGCTGCCGCCATCTCTCAGGCCAGCCATGCCGCGCTGGCGCATGATTTTCCCGAGGCCGAGTTGATCGGTTATCATGGTCAGACGCTGGCCCATGACCCCCATGGGCGCGGCACGCATCAGGCCGGTGACGGTGCGGCGCTGGCACGTGCGGTGGGGCGGCGTGTGGTCTGGGATTTTCGAAGCGAGGATGTGCGGCAGGGCGGTGAAGGTGCGCCGCTGGCGCCGTTCTTTCATTGGGCTTGCGCGGACTGGGCGGTCGGGCAGGGGCATCTGCGACCGATGCCCGTCGCGTTTCTGAACCTGGGCGGTGTCGGCAATATAACCTGGGTCGATCCTGCCGCGACTGCGCCCGAGGCGCCTGGTGCCTGCCTTGCCTTTGACACCGGCCCGGCGAATGCGCCGATCAATGATCTTGTGCGCGCGCGCCTGCGGCAGGTGCGGGACGAAGGCGGTCGTCTGGCCGCCCGGGGCAGCGCGGATCACGCGGTGATCGACGCGTTCCTGCGTCATCCCTATTTTGATCGGCAACCACCCAAATCGCTGGACCGAGACGATTTCGCGGCATTGTCACAGGCTGTGCAACATTTGACGGATGCGGACGCGGCGGCGACGCTGGTCGCGGCTGTGGCGGCATCGGTCTCTGCCGGGTTTCGGTGGTTGCCCAGCCCGCCCGAATCGCTGCTGGTTTGCGGCGGTGGGCGACATAACGCCGCCGTCATGGCGGCGCTGGAACAAGTGCTGCCTTGTCGCGTTATGCCGGTAGAAGCCGCCGGTTTGGACGGCGATATGCTAGAGGCCCAAGCCTTCGGTTGGTTGGCAGCAAGGGTCGCGCTAGGGTTGTCAACGTCCGGACCTGCCACAACAGGTTCGCCGGGCCTGGTTTGTGGTGGGCGAATAAGCCGGCCTCTATAA
- the xseA gene encoding exodeoxyribonuclease VII large subunit yields MADDLFEDEAPGNNAHEFTVSEISGAVKRSIEDQFGRVRVRGEIGRVSRPSSGHLYFDLKDDRSVLAAVSWKGQAARLTHRPEEGMEVIATGRLTTFPGQSKYQMIVDNIEPAGAGALMAMLEKRRKALAEEGLFDQDRKRPLPFLPRLIGVVTSPSGAVIRDILHRLRDRFPTHVLIWPVAVQGEASAPQVAAAIRGFNALPDAGPVPRPDLLIVARGGGSLEDLWGFNEEIVVRAAAESRIPLISAVGHETDTTLIDFASDRRAPTPTAAAEIAVPVRAELAARLAESGVRMTRASTLRIDRPRQRLHDLGRALGRPSALTEPARQRLDLWATRLEPALRGLVRSRRQQLQSRPMPAATLRAFTAARRHDLDRLAVRLDNAATRQRDRRQDRVQQMKERLDASLARVTAVTRRAIVTQTERLSDLGRRLDAAPARAVAVRRDALSRLDRTRQTLGYTETLRRGFAVVHGPNGLITSAEAATQTARFEVEFGDGRMAARPDVPPRKGTAKPKPEQKSLF; encoded by the coding sequence ATGGCGGATGATCTGTTCGAGGACGAGGCGCCGGGCAACAACGCTCATGAATTCACGGTTTCGGAAATCTCGGGTGCGGTAAAACGCAGCATCGAGGATCAGTTCGGCCGCGTTCGCGTGCGCGGCGAAATTGGCCGTGTGTCGCGCCCCTCATCCGGGCATCTCTATTTCGACCTCAAGGATGATCGCTCGGTACTGGCCGCGGTCAGTTGGAAAGGGCAGGCCGCCCGGCTGACCCATCGGCCCGAAGAGGGGATGGAGGTCATTGCGACAGGACGCCTGACGACTTTTCCGGGACAGTCCAAATACCAGATGATCGTCGACAATATCGAGCCTGCGGGCGCGGGCGCGTTGATGGCGATGCTGGAGAAACGTCGCAAGGCGCTGGCGGAGGAGGGTCTGTTCGACCAGGACCGCAAGCGCCCACTGCCGTTTCTGCCGCGCCTGATCGGGGTTGTGACTTCGCCGTCGGGTGCGGTGATTCGCGACATATTGCACAGGCTGCGCGACCGTTTTCCGACCCATGTGCTGATCTGGCCCGTCGCTGTTCAGGGCGAGGCCAGCGCGCCTCAGGTCGCCGCTGCGATCCGGGGATTTAACGCGTTGCCTGATGCTGGCCCGGTGCCGCGCCCTGATCTGCTGATCGTTGCGCGCGGTGGGGGCAGTCTGGAAGATCTGTGGGGCTTTAACGAAGAAATCGTCGTCCGCGCGGCGGCCGAAAGCCGGATCCCGCTGATTTCAGCGGTTGGTCATGAAACGGATACGACCCTGATCGATTTCGCGTCGGACAGGCGTGCGCCGACGCCGACGGCTGCGGCTGAAATTGCGGTGCCAGTGCGGGCTGAACTGGCGGCGCGGCTGGCCGAATCCGGTGTGCGGATGACCCGGGCCAGCACTCTGCGCATCGACCGTCCACGCCAGCGGCTGCATGATCTGGGCCGCGCGCTTGGGCGACCCTCGGCGCTGACGGAACCCGCGCGTCAACGTCTGGACCTGTGGGCAACCCGGTTGGAGCCTGCGTTGCGCGGCCTTGTCCGTTCGCGTCGCCAGCAGTTGCAATCGCGGCCCATGCCTGCCGCCACCTTGCGCGCGTTTACCGCGGCGCGGCGGCATGATCTGGACCGGCTGGCTGTGCGTCTGGACAATGCCGCAACCCGTCAGCGCGATCGCCGCCAAGATCGCGTGCAGCAGATGAAAGAGCGTCTGGATGCCTCGCTGGCCCGGGTTACTGCCGTCACACGTCGCGCCATCGTCACCCAGACCGAGCGGCTCAGCGATCTTGGCCGCCGTCTTGACGCGGCGCCCGCGCGCGCCGTTGCCGTGCGCCGCGACGCGCTGTCGCGGCTTGACCGGACACGGCAGACGCTAGGCTATACCGAAACGCTGCGGCGTGGTTTTGCGGTCGTGCATGGGCCGAACGGGCTGATCACCTCGGCCGAGGCAGCGACGCAAACCGCACGATTTGAGGTCGAATTTGGTGATGGCCGCATGGCCGCGCGGCCAGATGTGCCGCCCAGGAAAGGCACGGCCAAGCCCAAACCGGAACAGAAGTCGTTGTTCTGA
- a CDS encoding DUF1203 domain-containing protein, translating to MPKGAPYIIVAHRPFSGLNPYAETGSIFLCVEDCAAGGPDFPTRMLTSPSYIVRGHSSDERIVRDRSSVIGTPYIPARCARLFTDPQIGFV from the coding sequence GTGCCCAAAGGCGCGCCTTATATCATCGTCGCGCACCGTCCTTTTTCCGGGCTGAACCCCTATGCTGAAACAGGTTCGATTTTTCTCTGCGTTGAGGATTGCGCCGCAGGCGGCCCCGATTTTCCGACCAGAATGCTGACCTCGCCCAGTTATATCGTGCGAGGCCATTCATCGGATGAGAGGATTGTCCGTGATCGCAGCAGCGTGATTGGCACGCCCTATATTCCGGCCCGCTGCGCCCGTCTCTTTACCGATCCGCAGATTGGTTTCGTCTAA
- a CDS encoding serine O-acetyltransferase: MTDTHAPRAYTSARDPDPERERITRFWDPGRKLLRALRRYQHWHARQGVIAGFMRRYWVLVHRYWSVICQCDIPVITPIGRGLVLHHPNGVVMHPAAVIGPNCMIFNQVTIGSGRTNDEGRNVPLIGGHVDIAAGARIVGGVTIGDHAVIGLNAVVLDDVPPGGVAVGVPARVIRIEPPPIEETPIEENGA, translated from the coding sequence ATGACCGATACGCATGCCCCTCGAGCCTATACCTCTGCCCGCGATCCTGATCCGGAACGCGAGCGGATCACCCGCTTCTGGGATCCGGGCCGCAAGTTGCTGCGCGCCCTGCGCCGCTATCAGCACTGGCACGCGCGACAGGGCGTCATCGCCGGGTTCATGCGGCGATATTGGGTGCTGGTGCACCGCTATTGGAGCGTCATATGCCAATGCGACATCCCGGTCATCACGCCCATCGGGCGTGGGCTGGTTCTGCATCATCCAAACGGCGTGGTGATGCATCCGGCGGCCGTGATTGGCCCGAACTGCATGATCTTTAATCAGGTAACCATCGGGTCGGGCCGCACGAATGACGAGGGTCGCAATGTCCCGTTGATCGGTGGGCATGTCGATATTGCAGCCGGTGCGCGGATCGTGGGCGGCGTCACCATCGGCGATCACGCGGTCATTGGTTTGAATGCCGTGGTGCTGGATGATGTCCCGCCCGGCGGCGTCGCGGTCGGCGTTCCGGCGCGTGTCATCCGCATCGAGCCCCCACCCATTGAAGAAACGCCCATTGAGGAAAACGGTGCCTAG
- the hflK gene encoding FtsH protease activity modulator HflK: protein MANQGPWGGGGGNNGGDDGDGKRPSNRPWGDQRPPRDPQRPERPGQGGESMPEIDELMKKGQERLRVLMGGGRGGRPNGGGGGRGQGPNFSLNRSTIGLIGLGLVLVWGFMSFYTVKPEERSVEFLFGDAVGVGEPGLNFAPWPFVTAEIVQVTGERVTEIGTGTGPMDSGLMLTRDQNIVDMEYQVVWNINDPAKYLFNLADPRDTIRAVAESAMRDIIARSELAPILNRDRGAIAEDLQDAVQQTLDVYESGISVVRVNLDRADPPQEVIDAFREVQAAQQERDRLEKEADAYANRVLAAARGEAASVLEQAEGYRAQAVNVAEGEAARFNSVYDEYVKAPDVTRRRMYLETMERVLGDVDKVILDAGTMQGGSGVVPYLPLDQLRRDRPTDNSTNDSQGDN, encoded by the coding sequence ATGGCTAATCAGGGCCCCTGGGGCGGAGGCGGCGGCAATAATGGCGGCGATGATGGGGACGGAAAGCGCCCCTCGAACCGTCCATGGGGGGACCAACGCCCGCCACGTGACCCGCAGCGCCCGGAGCGCCCCGGTCAGGGCGGCGAATCGATGCCCGAAATCGACGAGCTGATGAAAAAGGGCCAGGAACGCCTGCGCGTCCTGATGGGCGGCGGACGCGGCGGCCGGCCAAATGGCGGCGGCGGTGGACGCGGGCAGGGGCCCAATTTCAGCCTCAACCGATCCACCATTGGACTGATCGGCCTTGGCCTGGTGCTGGTCTGGGGCTTCATGAGCTTTTACACCGTCAAGCCGGAAGAGCGCAGCGTCGAGTTCCTGTTCGGTGACGCCGTGGGCGTTGGCGAGCCGGGTCTGAACTTCGCGCCCTGGCCCTTTGTCACGGCTGAAATCGTGCAGGTCACCGGTGAACGCGTGACCGAGATCGGCACCGGCACCGGGCCGATGGATAGCGGTCTGATGCTGACCCGCGACCAGAATATCGTGGATATGGAATATCAGGTCGTCTGGAACATCAACGATCCGGCGAAATACCTTTTCAACCTGGCCGATCCGCGCGACACGATCCGTGCGGTCGCCGAATCCGCCATGCGCGACATTATCGCCCGCAGCGAGTTGGCACCCATCCTGAACCGCGACCGTGGTGCGATTGCCGAGGATCTGCAGGATGCCGTCCAGCAGACGCTGGATGTCTACGAATCCGGGATCAGCGTTGTCCGTGTCAACCTTGACCGGGCCGATCCGCCGCAAGAGGTGATCGACGCCTTCCGCGAAGTGCAAGCCGCTCAGCAGGAACGCGACCGGTTGGAAAAAGAGGCCGACGCCTATGCCAACCGCGTTCTGGCCGCAGCCCGTGGTGAGGCAGCCTCGGTTCTGGAACAGGCCGAAGGTTACCGCGCGCAGGCCGTTAACGTGGCCGAAGGTGAAGCCGCGCGCTTTAACAGCGTCTATGACGAATACGTCAAGGCGCCGGATGTGACCCGCCGCCGGATGTATCTGGAAACGATGGAGCGCGTTCTGGGCGATGTCGATAAGGTGATCCTCGACGCTGGCACCATGCAGGGCGGATCGGGCGTGGTGCCCTATCTGCCGTTGGACCAGTTGCGCCGCGACCGTCCCACTGACAACTCGACCAATGACAGCCAGGGGGATAACTGA
- a CDS encoding TrkH family potassium uptake protein, with amino-acid sequence MIDFRPVVQTIGKIVVVLGVGMALPMLVDLWYGDPHWQVFLQISVLTILAGVMSVVTTRGAADTLTIQQAFLLTSGLWAVLPIFGALPFIFGAPNASFTDAYFEAMSGVSTTGTTAFPDLDSLPRGTHLWRGILQWSGGLGIVVVAMVFLPVMKVGGMQFFRSEGFDTLGKILPRAGEIAAEMTRIYFFLTGACIITYILLGMTGFDAVMHALTTISTGGFSNYDASFGTYLGGPEWAASLFMVLASIPFIRMVQALRGNMSPLWHDVQIRAYLRWIAYSCGAIIIYRLLYMHQDMHPLEVVRETIFNTISTFSGTGYASTDMLAWGHLPFSLLIVVGLIGGCTGSTGCSVKVFRYLVLFQTVKAQIRRMHSPHRVYPLRLEGRSLDEDVVNSVMAFFTLFMLSFGLLIVGLALTGLHTKTALTAAWTAIANVGPAWGPEITANGSIAEFPTTAKWLMILGMYVGRLELIAVLVLFLPRFWRN; translated from the coding sequence ATGATCGACTTTCGCCCCGTCGTCCAGACCATCGGCAAAATCGTCGTCGTGCTGGGTGTGGGCATGGCGCTGCCTATGCTGGTCGATCTTTGGTATGGTGACCCGCATTGGCAGGTCTTTCTGCAGATCAGCGTCCTGACGATCCTCGCCGGGGTGATGTCCGTGGTCACGACCAGGGGTGCCGCCGATACGCTGACGATCCAGCAGGCATTTTTGCTGACTTCGGGGCTATGGGCTGTGCTGCCGATCTTTGGGGCCCTGCCCTTCATCTTTGGCGCGCCCAATGCCAGTTTTACCGATGCCTATTTCGAGGCAATGTCGGGCGTCAGCACAACCGGCACCACTGCTTTTCCCGACCTCGACAGCCTGCCGCGCGGCACGCATCTGTGGCGCGGCATCCTGCAATGGTCAGGCGGGCTGGGCATCGTGGTCGTCGCCATGGTATTCCTGCCGGTTATGAAAGTCGGCGGGATGCAGTTCTTCAGATCCGAAGGCTTTGACACGCTTGGCAAGATCCTGCCTCGCGCGGGCGAGATCGCGGCCGAGATGACCCGCATCTATTTCTTCCTGACCGGCGCCTGCATCATCACCTACATTCTGCTGGGCATGACCGGCTTTGATGCGGTGATGCACGCACTGACCACGATTTCGACCGGCGGTTTTTCCAATTACGACGCCAGTTTCGGCACCTATCTGGGTGGGCCGGAATGGGCGGCATCCCTGTTCATGGTGCTGGCTTCGATCCCCTTCATCCGCATGGTGCAGGCACTTCGGGGCAATATGTCGCCTTTGTGGCATGACGTGCAGATCCGCGCCTATCTGCGCTGGATCGCCTATAGCTGCGGCGCGATCATCATCTATCGTCTGCTCTACATGCATCAGGACATGCACCCGCTGGAGGTGGTTCGCGAAACCATCTTCAACACCATCTCGACCTTTTCCGGCACCGGTTATGCCTCGACCGATATGCTGGCCTGGGGGCATCTGCCGTTCTCGCTGCTGATCGTGGTCGGCCTGATCGGGGGCTGCACCGGATCGACGGGCTGTTCGGTCAAGGTTTTTCGCTATCTGGTGCTGTTTCAGACCGTCAAGGCACAGATCAGGCGCATGCACAGCCCGCACCGCGTCTATCCTCTGCGGCTCGAGGGGAGGTCGCTGGATGAGGACGTCGTCAATTCGGTGATGGCGTTCTTTACGCTTTTCATGCTCAGCTTTGGCTTGCTGATCGTTGGCCTTGCCCTGACCGGGCTGCACACCAAGACCGCGCTGACCGCCGCCTGGACCGCCATCGCCAATGTCGGGCCCGCATGGGGGCCAGAGATCACGGCCAACGGCTCTATCGCGGAGTTTCCCACCACGGCGAAATGGCTGATGATTCTGGGCATGTATGTCGGCCGCCTGGAACTGATCGCCGTTCTGGTACTGTTTCTGCCGCGTTTCTGGCGCAACTGA
- the tyrS gene encoding tyrosine--tRNA ligase: MTYHAKSDFMRIMIERGFLADCTDYQALDDALSEGPVTAYIGYDATAASLHVGHLLNVMMLRWFQKTGNRPITLMGGGTTKVGDPSFRADERPLLGPEQIQANIDGMQQVFARYLDYGDDGALMLNNAEWLDGLNYLDFLRDIGRHFSVNRMLAFESVKSRLDREQSLSFLEFNYMILQAYDFLELYRRYDCRLQMGGSDQWGNIINGIDLTRRVLDREIWGLTSPLLTTSDGRKMGKSQGGAVWLNGEMLSPYEFWQFWRNTTDADVGRFLKLYTELPVEECDRMGALQGSEINEAKVRLANEITTLLHGAEAAASAEATAREVFEQGGAGGDLEIVTIAGDALPVSVAQLLTQTGITGSGKEAKRLIAEGGLRLNNDAVTDPQTMVDAASIGDGLKVSVGKKKHRMVQIG; the protein is encoded by the coding sequence ATGACCTATCACGCCAAATCCGACTTCATGCGCATTATGATCGAGCGCGGCTTTCTAGCCGATTGCACCGATTATCAGGCGCTGGACGATGCCCTCAGCGAAGGGCCGGTGACGGCGTATATCGGCTATGACGCGACGGCCGCGTCGCTGCATGTGGGGCATTTGCTGAATGTGATGATGCTGCGCTGGTTCCAGAAAACCGGCAACCGTCCGATCACGCTGATGGGTGGCGGCACCACAAAGGTTGGCGATCCCAGCTTTCGCGCCGATGAACGCCCCTTGCTGGGGCCGGAGCAGATTCAGGCCAATATCGACGGGATGCAGCAGGTTTTTGCGCGTTACCTCGACTACGGCGATGATGGCGCCTTGATGCTGAACAATGCCGAATGGCTGGACGGTCTGAACTATCTGGACTTTCTGCGCGACATTGGCCGCCATTTCAGCGTCAACCGGATGCTGGCTTTTGAATCGGTGAAATCCCGGCTGGACCGCGAACAATCGCTGTCCTTCCTGGAATTCAACTACATGATTCTGCAGGCCTATGACTTCCTTGAGCTGTACCGCCGCTACGATTGCCGCCTGCAAATGGGCGGTTCCGATCAGTGGGGCAATATCATCAACGGGATCGACCTGACCCGCCGTGTGCTGGATCGTGAGATCTGGGGCCTGACCAGCCCGCTGCTGACCACCAGCGACGGGCGCAAGATGGGCAAGTCGCAGGGCGGTGCGGTCTGGCTGAATGGCGAGATGCTGTCGCCCTATGAATTCTGGCAGTTCTGGCGAAACACCACCGACGCTGATGTGGGCCGGTTCCTCAAGCTCTATACCGAATTGCCGGTCGAGGAATGCGACCGAATGGGCGCTTTGCAAGGCTCTGAGATCAACGAGGCCAAGGTTCGTTTGGCCAATGAGATCACGACGCTGCTGCATGGTGCAGAGGCGGCGGCCAGCGCCGAGGCGACCGCGCGCGAGGTCTTTGAACAGGGCGGCGCGGGCGGCGATCTGGAGATTGTGACCATTGCGGGCGATGCCCTGCCCGTGTCGGTAGCGCAGCTGCTGACGCAGACCGGCATCACCGGTTCGGGCAAAGAGGCCAAGCGCCTGATCGCCGAGGGCGGCTTGCGGCTGAACAATGACGCCGTGACCGATCCGCAGACCATGGTCGATGCGGCCTCGATCGGTGACGGATTGAAGGTTTCAGTCGGCAAGAAAAAGCATCGGATGGTGCAGATCGGCTGA
- a CDS encoding glutamate-5-semialdehyde dehydrogenase, with amino-acid sequence MKDMDDATQLIGRMASTARDATVALREASAERKHAALIGAAEAVRLSMSDILQANIKDLEFGREKGLSRAMMDRLTLTEDRIHDIENGLRTVAEQPDPVGSVIAEWDRPNGLHIQRVRTPIGVIGVIYESRPNVTADAGALALKSGNAVILRGGSEGLNSSLALHACMVRGLVAAGLPAEAIQLVPTRDRAAVSAMLQAQGLIDVIIPRGGKGLVGLVQREARVPVFAHLEGICHVYVDRDADPETAVQVVLNAKTRRTGICGAAECLLIDRDYPQSETLIRALLDAGVEVRAEGALADISGATKANPEDFGHEFLDMIMAARTVDGVEGAIEHIRRYGSQHTESILTANDKTAARFFDALDSAILIRNASTQFADGGEFGMGAEIGIATGKLHARGPVGAEQLTSFKYLVTGNGTIRP; translated from the coding sequence ATGAAAGACATGGACGACGCGACCCAGTTGATCGGGCGCATGGCGAGCACCGCGCGAGATGCCACGGTGGCGCTGCGCGAGGCCAGCGCCGAACGCAAGCATGCAGCCTTGATCGGTGCTGCAGAGGCCGTGCGTCTGTCGATGTCGGACATCCTGCAGGCCAATATCAAGGATCTGGAATTCGGACGCGAAAAGGGATTGTCCCGCGCGATGATGGACCGGCTGACCCTGACCGAGGACCGCATTCACGACATCGAAAATGGCTTGCGCACCGTCGCCGAACAGCCCGATCCGGTCGGCAGCGTGATCGCGGAATGGGACCGCCCGAATGGGCTGCATATCCAACGTGTGCGCACGCCAATCGGCGTTATCGGCGTGATCTATGAAAGCCGACCGAATGTGACGGCCGATGCCGGTGCGCTGGCGTTGAAATCGGGCAACGCCGTGATCCTGCGCGGCGGCTCTGAGGGGTTGAACTCATCCCTGGCGCTGCATGCCTGCATGGTGCGCGGGCTGGTGGCGGCAGGTCTGCCCGCCGAAGCGATCCAGTTGGTGCCCACGCGTGATCGTGCGGCGGTCAGCGCCATGTTGCAGGCGCAGGGGTTGATTGATGTGATCATCCCGCGCGGCGGCAAGGGTTTGGTCGGGCTGGTCCAGCGCGAGGCGCGGGTGCCTGTATTCGCCCATCTCGAGGGCATCTGTCACGTCTATGTCGACCGTGACGCCGACCCCGAGACCGCGGTTCAGGTCGTGCTGAACGCCAAGACCCGCCGGACGGGCATTTGCGGGGCGGCGGAATGCCTGCTGATCGACCGTGACTATCCGCAATCCGAGACGCTGATCCGTGCGCTGCTAGATGCCGGGGTAGAGGTCAGGGCCGAGGGCGCATTGGCTGACATTTCAGGGGCGACCAAGGCAAACCCCGAAGATTTCGGGCATGAGTTTCTGGACATGATCATGGCGGCCAGAACCGTTGACGGGGTCGAGGGCGCAATCGAGCATATTCGCCGATATGGCAGCCAACACACCGAGTCGATCCTGACCGCGAATGACAAGACGGCGGCGCGATTCTTTGACGCTTTGGACAGTGCGATCCTGATCCGCAACGCCTCGACCCAGTTTGCCGATGGCGGCGAATTCGGCATGGGCGCCGAGATCGGGATCGCCACGGGCAAGCTGCACGCGCGCGGTCCGGTCGGTGCCGAGCAATTGACCAGCTTTAAATATCTGGTGACGGGGAATGGTACCATCCGACCATAG
- a CDS encoding glycine-rich domain-containing protein has product MFTPAAAKDQNIHPPPFRLPLFAQPSRVRRRNRQAKRPPMRDRDLWQRIQNQPVKLGKLGQDAELFLVAHFNCSTQAATELTLEYRRFIFLVAVAGQVIAPSRAVDDVWHLHLQKAAEWQAFCENAVGRELRHLPGRPSPDRDPAYRATLDLYQERFGHQAPRRFWPRPGIGRLRTVLGLAILVVAVALWRMLGANGTSALVGALVGIALYILLNYLIGSFVLRRKGGDEHVVAYIGCGALASDGLGSYWDGDGGDGGGCGGGGD; this is encoded by the coding sequence GTGTTCACGCCCGCCGCCGCCAAGGATCAGAATATTCACCCGCCGCCCTTTCGCTTGCCCCTCTTTGCCCAGCCTTCTAGGGTCCGGCGAAGGAATCGACAAGCAAAGAGGCCACCGATGCGCGATCGCGATTTGTGGCAGCGGATCCAGAACCAACCGGTCAAGCTGGGCAAACTCGGACAGGATGCCGAGTTGTTCCTGGTTGCGCATTTCAACTGCTCGACCCAGGCGGCGACCGAACTGACCCTCGAGTATCGCCGGTTCATCTTTCTGGTTGCTGTTGCAGGGCAGGTGATCGCCCCCTCGCGCGCGGTCGACGACGTGTGGCATCTGCATCTGCAGAAGGCGGCGGAATGGCAGGCATTCTGCGAGAACGCCGTAGGGCGCGAATTGCGTCATCTTCCGGGCCGCCCGTCGCCTGATCGCGATCCGGCTTACCGTGCGACGCTGGATCTGTATCAAGAGAGGTTCGGCCATCAGGCACCGCGCCGCTTTTGGCCGCGCCCGGGCATTGGGCGTCTGCGGACGGTGTTGGGGCTGGCCATTCTTGTGGTTGCCGTGGCCCTTTGGCGGATGTTGGGCGCCAATGGTACCTCTGCGCTGGTCGGCGCGTTGGTCGGTATCGCGTTATATATATTGCTGAACTATTTGATCGGTTCGTTCGTTCTCAGGCGCAAAGGCGGCGATGAGCACGTCGTCGCCTACATCGGCTGCGGCGCATTGGCGAGTGACGGATTAGGCTCATACTGGGACGGTGATGGCGGCGACGGTGGTGGTTGTGGCGGAGGGGGTGACTGA